In Gemmatimonadota bacterium, the sequence GCGACGGCGATTTGCGGGGGGCGAAACAAAGCGGAGACGATTCAAAATGCCGAAGCTGGCAGTATTGAAATTCCCGAAGCGTTTTGGGATGATCTGGAACCGTTGATCCAGGATTGGGATCAAGAGCATGTGGTGAAAGTGGGGAAGACGTGAGAAGTGTGAAGGATGAAGTGTGAAGTGGTGAATTGGTCAGTAGGGGCGACCCCCTGTGGTCGCCCGATGAGCTGGGCGGGCTGACCGTCTTTTAAGGAGATTACCATGACAGAGCAGGAGATTTTGAAGGAGCTGGAGAATTTCGATACGCCGTCCATTACAAATGTGGTGGCGACGTATCCGAGTAATCCGTTGTGTTTGGGGCTTTATAATCCGTGGGTTGAGAACTGGTACACGGATCAGACGATTAAGTGTATGTATCCAGAACTCGGCGCGCGGTGCGGGTATGCTGTGACGTGTACTTTTGGGTTGCCGGATGCGGGGTTTAACCGGTTGTCGTTTATGGATGTGTCCGAGGCGCTGGATGCGTCGCCCAAGCCGACGATACTGGCGCTGGAGCAGAAATTCCCGCCGGAGATTGCGGGTAAGGTGGGGCTTGCGGGCGGCAATATGACGACGACGATGAAAGCGCTGGGGTGCGTGGGGTGCGTGTCAAATGGGCCGTCGAGAGATATCGATGAAATCCGTCCGATGGAATTTCAGTATTTGCTGACGGGTATATCGCCGGGCCATGGCGATCAGGCTGTGCAGGCGGTGAATATTCCGGTGTCGATTTGCGGGATGGATGTTGCGCCTGGTGAGATTATTCACATGGATGAAAATGGCGCGGTGAAGTTTCCCGCAGATCGGATGGCAGAGGTGCTGGCGAATGTGAAGGAACTGATCGCAGGGGAAGAGGCGCTTCAAGAGCGCGTTAAGAAGGCGACCAATATCGCCGAGTTGCGCGCGGCTTATCGCGGTGAAGAATACGGAGATGATGAGGAAGAATAAATGAAAAGATCAAGGCGGGATCCATGAAACGCGTGTTGAT encodes:
- a CDS encoding RraA family protein — translated: MTEQEILKELENFDTPSITNVVATYPSNPLCLGLYNPWVENWYTDQTIKCMYPELGARCGYAVTCTFGLPDAGFNRLSFMDVSEALDASPKPTILALEQKFPPEIAGKVGLAGGNMTTTMKALGCVGCVSNGPSRDIDEIRPMEFQYLLTGISPGHGDQAVQAVNIPVSICGMDVAPGEIIHMDENGAVKFPADRMAEVLANVKELIAGEEALQERVKKATNIAELRAAYRGEEYGDDEEE